A stretch of Miscanthus floridulus cultivar M001 chromosome 13, ASM1932011v1, whole genome shotgun sequence DNA encodes these proteins:
- the LOC136501827 gene encoding tryptophan decarboxylase 1-like yields MGSLDTNPTAYSAFGDDATSDFQPLNPDNVRSYLHKAVDFISDYYKSVESLPVLPDVKPGYLRDQLRSAPPTSSAPFDVTMKELTASVVPGMTHWASPNFFAFFPSTNSAAAIAGDLIASAMNTVGFTWQAAPAATEMEVLALDWLAQLLRLPSSFMNRTGAAGRGTGGGVILGTTSEAMLVTLVAARDAALRRSGSQGVSGLPRLAVYAADQTHSTFFKACRLAGFDPANIRSIPTGPETDYALDPARLLEVMQADVDAGLVPTYVCATVGTTSSNAVDPVGSIADVAAVFNAWVHVDAAYAGSACICPEFRHHLDGVERVDSISMSPHKWLLTCLDCTCLWVRDTHRLTDSLETNPEYLKNDASESGNVTDLKDMQVGVGRRFRGLKLWMVMRTYGAAKLQEHIRSDVAMAKMFEDSVRSDDRFEVVVPRNFALVCFRIKPHGGSMTEEDADEANRELMECLNRTGKAYLAHTVVGDRFVLRFAVGSSLQEERHVRSAWELINKTTTEIMQEQNGAE; encoded by the coding sequence ATGGGCAGCTTGGACACCAACCCTACCGCCTACTCCGCCTTCGGCGACGACGCCACCAGCGACTTCCAGCCGTTGAACCCCGACAACGTCCGCTCCTACCTCCACAAGGCCGTCGACTTCATCTCCGACTACTACAAGTCCGTGGAGTCACTGCCCGTGCTTCCCGACGTCAAGCCAGGGTACCTGCGGGACCAGCTGAGGTCGGCGCCGCCCACGTCATCCGCCCCGTTCGACGTCACCATGAAGGAGCTCACCGCCTCCGTCGTCCCGGGGATGACGCACTGGGCCAGCCCCAACTTCTTCGCCTTCTTCCCGTCCACCAACAGCGCCGCTGCCATCGCCGGCGACCTCATCGCCTCCGCCATGAACACCGTCGGCTTCACGTGGCAGGCCGCGCCCGCCGCCACCGAGATGGAGGTCCTCGCGCTCGACTGGCTCGCGCAGCTCCTTCGCCTGCCGTCCAGCTTCATGAACCGCACCGGCGCCGCTGGGCGCGGCACAGGCGGCGGCGTCATCCTGGGAACCACCAGCGAGGCCATGCTCGTCACGCTCGTCGCCGCGCGTGACGCCGCCCTGCGCCGGAGTGGATCCCAGGGCGTGTCCGGCCTGCCGCGCTTGGCCGTGTACGCCGCGGACCAGACGCACTCCACTTTCTTCAAGGCGTGCCGTCTCGCCGGCTTCGACCCTGCCAACATCCGCTCCATCCCTACCGGCCCGGAAACGGACTACGCCCTCGACCCGGCGAGGCTGCTCGAGGTCATGCAGGCCGACGTCGACGCCGGCCTCGTGCCGACCTACGTCTGCGCCACCGTCGGCACCACGTCGTCCAACGCCGTCGACCCTGTGGGATCCATTGCCGACGTCGCCGCCGTGTTCAACGCCTGGGTGCACGTCGACGCTGCCTACGCCGGCAGCGCGTGCATCTGCCCGGAGTTCCGGCACCACCTCGATGGCGTCGAGCGTGTCGACTCCATCAGCATGAGCCCGCACAAGTGGCTCCTCACCTGCCTCGACTGCACGTGCCTGTGGGTGCGCGACACGCACCGGCTCACCGACTCGCTGGAGACCAACCCGGAGTACCTCAAGAACGACGCCAGCGAGTCCGGCAACGTCACCGACCTCAAGGACATGCAGGTCGGCGTCGGCCGCCGCTTCCGGGGGCTCAAGCTCTGGATGGTCATGCGCACCTACGGCGCCGCCAAGCTCCAGGAGCACATCCGCAGCGACGTCGCCATGGCCAAGATGTTCGAGGACAGTGTCAGGTCCGACGACCGGTTCGAGGTCGTGGTTCCCAGGAACTTCGCGCTAGTGTGCTTCAGGATCAAGCCACATGGCGGCAGCATGACGGAGGAGGACGCCGACGAGGCCAACCGTGAGCTCATGGAGTGCCTCAACAGGACAGGGAAGGCGTACCTCGCGCACACGGTGGTCGGCGACAGGTTTGTGCTGCGGTTCGCCGTGGGTTCCTCGCTGCAGGAGGAGAGGCACGTCCGGAGCGCGTGGGAGCTCATCAACAAGACCACCACTGAGATCATGCAGGAACAGAACGGTGCTGAGTAG